The nucleotide sequence gcattaaccttgattatgcctttagctccagccacctttttaagagtaaattgttgggcaggtgggggagggctagtcacggaatgaagctgtaagccggaccaggtgtgaggaaggaggtgataaaaggattatagggtggaggagcagaggctgaggaagaattgggacctagctcagcctggcgaggaggggagaggtcagatgggtctgtagaaaaggaaggttagaaagactcagtgacgcttggggttgggactgaggggacaggtggggagggaaagaaggaagatttgggacgagttgcactgggcacagagactagggagggactgatATGTGAAAGAATGcttggacatcaggcacctcagaccgtttgcccattttacgacaagaattattagatcttgcaggatggaaaaattgaaagtgccattttctggctattggaactactgtcgagtttgtattggggtcaagcagcattgcagaagaaaataaggcatttaggttttaggtcaggtgtgagttgaagaggttttaagtttttgagaacacaggccaagggagaaggaggaatggagggtggaaggttgcccatagtgaaggaagcaagcctagagaaaagagagagtagagacacggagggaaggggttcggggggtcttaccttccagaaaagtgggaaagaggttggggcatggatataaggggttggggcacagagataagaggtcagggcatggaaataagggattggggtgcagagataagaggtcggggcatggaaataagggatggggtaCAGAGATAAGatgttggggcatggaaataagggatcggggcacagagataagaggttggggtgcagaaataagggattggggtgcagagatatgaggttggggtacttgcccctctagaaaagcgggacttgccactaagagtgaaggagaaggggttgggggtttcttgcccccccagaaaggtggagaaggggtagagacaaggagagaaggggttggggtactttccccttccccagaaaagcgggacttgctgctaagggtgaaggaccaaggcaggcatccctgcgtggtctgacacctctgaaacatgggtgaataatcagagagatGTCCCTGCAATGATCAAACaacaagggaaggctgccttccctagtcTGTGACTGgcgctggagttttgggtccatggataaaacatgtctcctttgtctctaccagaaaatgaaaggaattgaaattaagagaagggagagattgaagagtggaaagcagaaagtggttgagggacagtgagagaggttggagaagagagtaagaagaggccactTACCCGATTTAAAATCGGTGAgctgttccttgggctggtgggtctgaggacctgaggtcgtaggtggatctttttcacggagcaaagagcaggaggacaggggattgatctcccaagggaggtcccccgatccgagtcacggcaccaaatttcatgcatgtccgtgtgaagagaccaccaaacagtctttgtgtgagcaacatggctgtttatttcacctgggtgcaggcgggctgagtctgaaaagagtcagcgaagggagataggggtggggcccttttataggatttgggtaggtaatggaaaattacagtcaaaggggggttgttctctggcgggtagagtgggggtcacaaggtgctcagtaggggagcttttgagctaggatgagccaggagaaggaatttcacaagacaatgtcatcagttaaggcaggaataggccattttcacttcttttgtggtggaatgtcatcagttaaggcaggaaccggccatctggatgtgtacgtgcaggccacaggggatatgatggcttagcttgggctcagaggcctgacagtcgGGGCCTCCCCCTAGCTCACAGAAGAGGAGCTAGGGCTTAAGGGTGAGCAGCAAGTCAGCAGGTGGTTAAGGTTGAGCAGAGGAACCCAAGGGTGTGCCTCGGCTGAAATGCTTTCTTGGATGAGGGCTTTAGCGTCAGGATTCAGGGGTAGTAACAAGGGCAGACTGCAAGAGAGCATTGTTGGGGGTGCAGGCACACTGAACCCAGCACAAGGAGGCCTTGAACCCTGACCCAGAACCACCCCTTACTTAGAGCAGTGACACCTCAGCCACATATGCCGAGCATCTGAACTGTGGCAGCTAGTACAAAATGCGTTCCATAAACATTCGTGGAATGAATGAGCAGACGAATGAATGAACATTTCTGTCTATCAAATGGGAGTGATATTATTTACTCCAGCTCTGCCAGGGGATTATTGGTAGGGTGAATTGAGACGATAGAGATGGAAAAGCCCTCTAAACTGTAAAATACTATGCAGATGTAAGGATTATAATGTGAATGGATACAGTTGATTGCCAGGGATAAAAATCATCAAGGAATCAGCTGGTGATGGTGTAGTAACTTTCCTGGACTGCAAGAAGCAGCTTTAATTGGAGCTCTTAAGGGAAATCTCTTCTCTCCATCATCAAATTAGTAGGACTATTACAACTATtattgaagacatttttaaaattttttacatcaCTGAATGGAACAAATCAAGCAAGATTTCAGGTGATAAGAAATAGCAGGAGGATTGGGCACACAGCGTGGTGGGAAAACTTAAGAATGGTCCCATCTTAGCATTCCAGATGAGACTTACTGATGGCCGAGTCCCACTCCCTATTTTACAGTGAGGGAAACTGAAGCCTGGAAAACATGCAGTGTCATGGTGCTCACCTGGATTAAGTAATAATCATAACAGCTCACATTATGGACTGAACATCTGTATATATGAGGTTATTTGATTCATACAATAACCCTATAAAGTAGATACTATAATTATCTTCATCTTACAGTTAAGAAAACAGAGACTCAAACCAAGTAGCTAGTCCAGGTGTACACAGTTGGTAAATAAGGGTAACATACTAACAGGGTATCTCCCTGTTGCCAGAGCAACTGGAGGTCCACAGATAAGAATGTCATTGTGGGAAGAAATATATTGTTTCATTTACTTGGGGTTTGGGGAATATTTGACTAAAATGATGACTGATGTTGGACATAGAACGTGGGAACCCCTGCAATGATGTCTCTTACCTGGGAGTGAAAACATGTGCAAGGAGTCTCTTGGGGTTTAGAAACCAATCAGCTCAATTCAGGCCCTGCAGAAAGTAGTGTAGTTAGAGGCACTATAATTCCTGAGccctcctgctccctctctcATTAGCTGACACCATCAATTCAAGGTTAATGCACACCAGGTTTGGGAGCTAATTATTCCACCATTACAGATATAAATTTCCCCTGGAGAACAGCCAGAGATGGGagctggagagaagagaaagaggctgaggaaggaaagagGCCGCCTAGCTCTGACAGATGGGAAAATAGCATGTCATCATGGGCGGCGGGCTTCCCGACCACTGGACCATGCCTCCAGGAAATCTCTGCATCTTTCCTGGTTGTACTCCAGGCTGACTGCTCTGCCCCCACTCCTATTTGCCTGGATTTCTGGCAGTCGctgagcccccacccccatctgtCAGCCTTCATGGTTCCTAAAACAGCTTGCAGAACACTCTTCAATTCCACAATTTATCTAGTCCCTAGTCTATGCCAAGCAATGGGATGCAGGACGTGGGGGGTGTCGACCACAGTGATCAATAACACGTAGTCCCTGACTTCAAGGAGATTTTATTACTGGGGAAGACAAATGTGCATTCAATCAACTCCAGCACTTGGCTGTATTATGGGGACAAAATGCTGTGGGACAAAAGAGAGCCACTTGAGCTAGGGGTTCTGAAAAGGAAGAGCCATTTGAAGTGTGTCTTGAAGGATGAGTACGGTTTCAAGAGCAGGGAAATGGGAAAGGGCGGGCATTACTCCaggtaaaagaaacaaaagcataaTGGTAAAGAAGGCAGAACTTGCTTGCTGTGTCTGGGACGTAGGTTAAAGCATGCTGAAAGTGAGCCTGTAATGGGAGTAAGGACTAGGGAAGGCAGCTGGAAGAGACCATGAAGGGCCTGAACGAGCATGATTTGGAATTCAGAACTTCTATTAGaggcaatggggagccattgaTGGCTTTTGAGGAAGGGAGTGACATGATGGGATCTGCATTTTAGaaagagggtggggtggggtgtaaTAGAGGGGAGCAAATGGAGGGAGGCAAGAGGACCGAGCTTCACGAGGAGCTCTTACATTAAAACCCCAACAGGAAGAAGTGGGAATTGCAATTAGTGGACGTGTTGGTGACCTCGTAAAAGGAGGTGACCTTTTAAGATGAGAGAAGCTTTCATCCACCCATTCAAGTTCATTTAGTGTCTCTTTTTCGTGAAGATTCATTTAGTGTCTCTTTTTCGTGAAGACAGCTCGAGCCAGATTTCTGGCCAATTGTTCTGGCTGGGCATTTCTGTGTCTTCCTTAGGGTGTCTTCTGGAGCAGGCTGCCCACTTGCCAGGGCAGGTAGCAGGCAGGGTTGTTTGGCCTGGAGGCCTCTCAGGGTGAGTGTGGAAAAATTCATTGTGGGCAGGTGGAGGGCCTGCTCAGGTGGGGAGACAGCAGGTAATGGGTGGGTGGGGTGAGCACAGAGGCTGCTGCAGCCCAGCCCTGTTCAGCGGCTAAGGGCTGGGGGACAGGGGAATGAGCATGTCAGCTCAGCCCCTAGAACTGGCTGCCAACTGAGGGCAAAGAGTGCTGCTCCAGAGCAGGACAGCAAGGCAGGGCACAGTCACCTGATCATCCAGCCTCTGAGACTCTGGCAACTTTGAAGGAAAGCGTGCTCGGAGCAGCCTGGGGCAGTGGCCCCTACTGTGGGTTGCACCTGCAGAGAAGAGATCAGCTCATCCAGTGAAGAGAGAAAGGCTGGGCTGAGCACTCCCCATGGAACTTCTCTTCTGGACCTGGCTCTTCAGTGGGCTATCTGGGGACCTCTCACGGGTGTATTGAACTCCTGAGGCAGGCAGGAAAGCATCAAGACCCAGAGATGCTTGGGACTGGGAAGCATCATCCTTCACCATCTCCTTCTGAAGTTCCTTGACATTGTTCTGTCCAAACAAGGGTGGcagattcctcaaaaacctagaGCAAGGCGGAGCAATACTGGAGAAAAGGAAAGTTTCACTTGTGGTTGTAGGCCTTTCTAATTTTCAGATGGTGAGTACACCTAAGGATGTGCGTTCAGACACGTTTACAGATGAAACGCTGTGTCTCCAAATCAGCGATGCCCCATCATCATCTTGCTGAAAACCAGACCGGAGAGGAAAGTGTAAAAATGCTCACGAGTGgatacacacagaaacacacacacacacacacacacacacacactccacgtGCCCTGTGTCCGACGCAGATATGTTTGAATATTCAGGGTGGGAGGATTGAAGAAGATGATGGACTCAGAACCCCCCCTTACATGCACATGAAGTTCAAAGGGAGGAAGGCCTGGGCAGAGCAGGGTTACCTCCAAAGCCAAGAGATCAGGGAGACGCTAGGAGGTAGATCCTGAAAAATTTTGGCATAGGTGAATGTGGAAGTCTTTAGGTAGAAAAGGAAGGTGGACGTTCGCCGTGGATGCAGAGGATGCTCCGGAAGGCCGCGGTTTATTAAGCACCTTCCATGTGCCCTGTGTTGGGCTAGGTGCTTTGCAGTGAAAGCTGTTGCTGACAATAACCCTGTGAAATAGGCATGATTATCGCCTTTTGCGAACGAGAAAACCAAAGTTCAGAGGCATCAGGGAAGTGATTTGTCCAGGGTCACACGCAGAGCTGGGATATCTTTCGTAATCATGGTATCTCCCCTGCCAGGTAAGTATGAGAGCTGGGATGTCTTTCAAAAGCCCATGTTCCTCTGTCTACACCAGGAGTTCTCAACTGTGGCTCTGCTAACTCTTCTGGCTGGATAGTTCTTTGTTAGGAGGCTGTCGGTGCCTCACAAGATGTCTAGCAACAACCTTGGTATCTACCCCCAGGTGTGAATAGCACCTGCCCCCTAAAATTGGGaccatcaaaaatgtctccagacattaatTGCTACATGTCCGCTGGGGGAAAAACCACCCCTGACCTAAGGCCACTGCTGTGCACCTGCTACTCCCCAAACAAAGGCATTTAGGATTCCCACCCCCAGCAGTCCAGAGCTGGTGCAGATCAGCCCTCCTGTGCTCTTTCTGCCTGTAAAGTGATCATCCCACAGCCTGCACACTTCATGAGTTCTGCAAGGCAAGCTCAGtcaatgccaccatgcccaggctcaGGTCCTGACCCTGCTGTGTGGGGTGGAACCATCTGCTTCTCCTTTGTGTAAAAAAAAGGGGGGCTGGTGGTTCTGACCAGCAGTTCTCAACCAAGGATGCACATGAGAGTCACCCGGGGagctgttttattgttttgtttcttctttgtttatttttgatattCAAAGCAAAGATACACTTGTCCTGTCCCAGTCCTCCTCATGCCCAGGGTTGCACTCTCCTGGTTGTTACACCTGGCCCGAATTATTTCCAGGGCTCATTTCAGCCCCACCCTTCACTCCTGAGCTCCcttggattcattcattcacctccCAATTATCCCTCCGTGTGCCAGATGCCAGTGTTAAGGACCGGGGCTCAGACAGGGCTCTCAGTCAAGGAGTGAGGGACAGGGAATAAACATGCCATGGCACAGT is from Pan troglodytes isolate AG18354 chromosome 4, NHGRI_mPanTro3-v2.0_pri, whole genome shotgun sequence and encodes:
- the LOC134810129 gene encoding embryonic stem cell-related gene protein-like, with the translated sequence MHEIWCRDSDRGTSLGRSIPCPPALCSVKKIHLRPQVLRPTSPRNSSPILNRRSLQNREEDFYTSQPGFPALALGCCLRVNLLLGHRGISAELRSH